In Thermodesulfitimonas autotrophica, the following proteins share a genomic window:
- a CDS encoding phosphomannomutase/phosphoglucomutase, translated as MTRFNPHIFRAYDIRGVAARDLTDAVVFALGQALGTFFSRGEGDKVVFVGRDNRLSSPRLRDALVKGLVASGCDVCDIGEVVTPVLYFACASQGGGNGVMITASHNPPEENGFKIVAGGAAIHGETIQQLRKTVESGLFASGKGSVRQEDVVSAYLTMLREKISLGPRRLKVAVDCGNGAASLFAAEVLRRWGCEVVPLFCEPDGTFPHHQPDPVKTANLRELQRAVIEEGCDLGVGYDGDADRLGVVDEKGGIIWGDKLMILFWREILPRYPDKPCIVEVKCSQALVDEILRLGGRPFFWKTGHSLVKAKMREVGAVFTGEMSGHLFFADEYYGFDDAFYATGRLLRILSHTDQPLSALLADVPHYYATAETRIPCPDERKFAVVAGLAAHFRKTNEVITVDGARVLFVDGWGLVRASNTQPVLVARCEAKTPEGLAQICNVMHSAITAAVGIPGFAWEF; from the coding sequence ATGACGCGCTTTAACCCGCACATCTTCCGGGCCTACGATATCAGAGGCGTGGCGGCGCGGGATTTGACCGACGCGGTCGTTTTTGCCTTGGGACAAGCCCTCGGGACGTTTTTCTCCCGTGGTGAGGGTGATAAGGTGGTCTTCGTAGGGCGGGACAACCGCCTCAGTTCCCCGCGATTGCGGGACGCCCTGGTGAAAGGGCTGGTCGCTAGCGGGTGCGACGTGTGCGATATAGGCGAAGTAGTGACGCCGGTGCTCTACTTCGCGTGCGCGTCCCAGGGAGGCGGCAACGGCGTGATGATCACCGCGAGCCACAACCCGCCGGAGGAAAACGGCTTCAAGATTGTGGCCGGTGGGGCGGCGATCCACGGGGAAACTATTCAGCAACTCAGAAAGACGGTGGAGAGCGGCCTTTTTGCCTCCGGCAAGGGAAGCGTTCGCCAAGAAGACGTTGTTTCTGCTTACCTCACGATGCTCCGGGAAAAGATTAGCCTCGGGCCGCGCCGCCTTAAAGTCGCGGTCGACTGCGGTAACGGCGCCGCCTCGCTTTTCGCCGCGGAAGTCCTCCGCCGCTGGGGCTGCGAAGTGGTCCCGCTCTTCTGCGAACCGGACGGCACCTTTCCCCACCACCAACCGGACCCGGTGAAGACCGCGAACCTGCGCGAGCTGCAGCGTGCCGTCATAGAAGAGGGCTGCGACCTTGGTGTGGGCTATGACGGAGACGCCGACCGGTTAGGGGTAGTGGACGAGAAAGGCGGCATCATCTGGGGCGATAAGCTGATGATCCTCTTCTGGCGCGAGATCCTCCCCCGCTACCCGGATAAGCCCTGTATTGTGGAAGTGAAGTGCTCACAGGCGCTGGTGGACGAAATCCTGCGGTTGGGCGGCCGGCCGTTTTTCTGGAAAACCGGTCACTCGCTCGTTAAGGCGAAAATGAGGGAGGTAGGCGCCGTTTTCACCGGGGAGATGTCCGGACACCTCTTCTTCGCCGACGAGTATTACGGTTTTGACGACGCCTTTTACGCCACCGGCAGGCTCCTGCGTATCCTTTCGCATACGGATCAGCCGCTATCGGCGCTGCTTGCCGATGTGCCGCACTATTACGCCACCGCGGAAACCCGGATCCCCTGTCCCGACGAACGGAAGTTTGCCGTGGTGGCAGGACTGGCCGCCCATTTCCGGAAGACCAACGAAGTTATCACTGTTGACGGCGCGCGGGTCCTTTTTGTAGATGGCTGGGGGCTCGTGCGGGCCTCGAACACCCAGCCGGTGCTCGTCGCCCGGTGCGAGGCTAAAACACCGGAGGGCTTGGCGCAAATCTGTAACGTGATGCACAGCGCGATCACCGCTGCTGTCGGAATCCCCGGTTTCGCCTGGGAGTTTTAA
- a CDS encoding isocitrate/isopropylmalate dehydrogenase family protein — protein MHRVTLIPGDGIGPDITTAARRVLDASGARIEWEVVEAGEKVIAAYGTPLPDHVLESIKRNRVALKGPLTTPIGKGFRSVNVTLRQELDLYACVRPARTLPGIKTRYENVDLIIVRENTEDLYAGIEHRVGKDAAESIKIITRAASERIARFAFELARREKRKKVTVVTKANIMKLSDGLFLECARKVAGDYPDIQFEEMLVDAMAMKLVQAPENYDVLVMPNLYGDILSDLAAGLVGGLGVAPGANVGDEMAVFEPVHGSAPKYAGMDKVNPLATILSGVMMLKHLGEFAAAERVMRGVTAVLAEGKTVTYDLGGSARTSEMATAIIEKMA, from the coding sequence TCGAGTGGGAAGTCGTGGAGGCCGGGGAGAAGGTTATCGCGGCTTACGGCACGCCCCTCCCGGACCACGTTCTGGAATCGATTAAACGCAACCGCGTGGCGCTCAAAGGGCCGCTCACTACGCCGATAGGGAAGGGCTTCCGGAGCGTTAACGTGACGCTCCGGCAGGAGCTCGACCTCTACGCCTGCGTCCGGCCGGCACGGACGCTTCCCGGGATCAAGACCCGCTACGAGAATGTGGATCTAATCATCGTCCGGGAGAACACCGAGGACCTTTACGCGGGCATCGAGCACCGGGTAGGGAAAGACGCGGCGGAAAGCATCAAAATCATCACCCGCGCCGCCTCCGAGCGGATTGCGCGCTTCGCCTTCGAGCTTGCCCGGCGCGAAAAGCGCAAAAAGGTTACCGTGGTGACGAAAGCGAACATCATGAAGCTCAGCGACGGCCTTTTCTTAGAGTGCGCCCGGAAGGTGGCGGGCGATTACCCGGACATCCAGTTCGAAGAGATGTTGGTGGACGCGATGGCGATGAAGCTCGTCCAAGCGCCCGAGAACTACGACGTCCTGGTGATGCCTAACCTTTACGGCGACATCCTCTCCGACCTGGCGGCGGGCTTAGTGGGGGGTCTCGGGGTGGCGCCCGGGGCGAACGTCGGGGACGAGATGGCGGTCTTTGAGCCGGTACACGGCAGCGCCCCGAAGTACGCGGGTATGGACAAAGTAAATCCCCTCGCCACCATTCTTTCGGGAGTAATGATGCTCAAGCACTTAGGGGAGTTCGCGGCGGCAGAGCGGGTGATGCGGGGTGTGACCGCCGTCCTGGCGGAAGGGAAAACCGTTACCTACGACTTGGGCGGCAGCGCCAGGACCAGCGAGATGGCGACGGCGATCATCGAAAAGATGGCGTAA
- a CDS encoding mannose-1-phosphate guanylyltransferase — MAGATLYGVILAGGSGERFWPVSSKDRPKQFLNLIGEKTMLQQTVERLVGFVKPSDIFILTGRGYGNLVREQVPEIPAANVVEEPTGRDTAAAVGLAATLLARRDPEGVMVVLPADHYIADVERFRRVLATAVAAARNGEWLVTLGITPTRPETGYGYIQRGELLRTDGSLALYRVLRFTEKPDLGRARRFLASGKYFWNSGMFVWRVDLIWALIEEYLPELAAGLKEIGAALGSAAEGPTMERIYPTLPKISIDYGVMERAKNVLVIPADFGWDDVGTWPAWARYGGTPDGQGNVIEGRGVLVESSGCVIRTANHVIGALGIRDLVIVEEEGRLLVCAKERAQEIKRLVAALKEAGYDDAL; from the coding sequence GTGGCCGGTGCCACTTTATACGGCGTCATCCTTGCCGGCGGTAGCGGCGAGCGTTTCTGGCCGGTAAGCTCCAAAGACCGTCCGAAGCAGTTCCTGAACCTCATCGGGGAGAAGACGATGCTCCAGCAGACGGTAGAACGGCTGGTGGGGTTCGTCAAACCGTCCGACATCTTTATTTTGACCGGCCGCGGCTACGGGAACTTAGTGCGGGAACAGGTGCCCGAAATACCCGCCGCAAACGTTGTCGAAGAACCGACCGGGCGGGATACGGCGGCAGCGGTAGGGCTGGCGGCCACCCTCCTCGCCCGGCGCGACCCGGAAGGGGTGATGGTGGTCCTTCCCGCCGACCACTACATTGCGGATGTAGAGCGCTTCCGCCGCGTGCTGGCGACTGCCGTAGCCGCAGCCCGGAATGGCGAGTGGCTGGTAACGCTCGGCATCACGCCGACCCGGCCAGAAACCGGCTACGGCTACATCCAGCGGGGAGAGCTCTTACGCACCGACGGTAGCCTCGCCCTTTACCGGGTCTTACGCTTTACGGAAAAACCTGATCTTGGCCGGGCCCGGCGTTTCTTGGCGAGCGGAAAGTACTTCTGGAACAGCGGGATGTTTGTTTGGCGGGTCGATTTGATCTGGGCGCTCATCGAGGAGTACCTCCCCGAACTCGCCGCCGGCCTCAAAGAGATAGGGGCCGCGCTCGGCTCGGCAGCGGAAGGCCCCACAATGGAGCGAATCTACCCCACCCTCCCGAAAATCTCCATCGATTACGGCGTTATGGAGCGGGCGAAAAACGTGCTGGTCATTCCCGCCGACTTCGGCTGGGACGACGTCGGTACCTGGCCAGCGTGGGCCCGCTACGGCGGCACTCCCGACGGGCAGGGCAACGTCATTGAAGGAAGAGGCGTGCTGGTCGAGAGTTCCGGCTGCGTTATTCGGACCGCCAACCACGTGATAGGCGCTTTGGGCATCCGGGACCTCGTGATTGTGGAGGAAGAGGGGCGGCTGCTGGTCTGCGCGAAGGAACGCGCGCAGGAAATAAAGCGGTTGGTAGCGGCGCTCAAGGAGGCGGGGTACGATGACGCGCTTTAA